AATCCCGGCATCTAAAATAATCAATTTCCTGACTTTGCCGCCTATCGTATCCAGAATTTTAGACAAAGTCTCTGGTTCGGAAACATTGCCAGAGAAAAGACGACTCTCCTTGGGGAATCCATCCTCATCCAATACCAGGCCTAAAGTAACCAGGGGCATATCGTGACGCTTATCTTTACTACGTCCGCGAGCCTTGAGTTCACTGGTACGGCTACTCTCAAAATACGTATTGGTTAAATCGTACAGGATGATCTTTTCCTGCAAGGAAAATAACAGACGCTCTTGCTCTACTAAACCATTCTCGATTTTGTCCTTATGTTCTAATAATTGATCCGTAATTCGATAAAGTTTATTGTGAGAAAGTCTTGAAAGGTCTAACTCTAAAAGCTCATCGATGGCGCTTTGCTTTTTGACCCAGCGTAAGGTCGCCCATTCGCTTGAGGGGTGCACCAGGCGCCCAACGATCAACAGTTCGGCCAGTTTAATATCCTTCTCCTTAAAGCCCAGCTTTTTTAAAAGTTCATTGAACTTAAGCTTTCTTAACATCATCAAACTGATGTATTCGCCTCCTATACTGCGAGCATCTCTGAATTTGACAGAGCCCGTAAAAATGGTCTCGGTTTCCTGTGGGCTTTCTTTTTTTCTACCTTTTCTTGTTTTAGTTTGTTTTGAATTAAAAGCGAGGCATAGCGCTGGGCTAATTGTTCAATTTGCTCATCCACTTCGATCAGTGAAGTTTGTCCGCTTATGATCTCTTCGATGCGATTGGCAAGTGTTTTCCATTGGTCTTTAGGAATGGTAAGCTTGCCCAGGTTGAGCAATTTTCTTTGTCTTGGGCCTTTTTCAGTACGATAGGATTCGACCAATTGATGGTAAACGAAGGTTTTATCGTACCCTTTATTCTTTTTTGTGACTTCTTTAATAAACATGTTCAAATATAATCATATCAGTCAATTAAGTCAAGGGGGAAACCAATATAGTATGGGGCACTACAACGACATCTCGAAAACTCGATCCAAAAAAACCAATAACTTACAAAAACCGAAGGTGGAAATTTGGTGATTTGGGCTTAAATTTTGTTCAAGATGGGATAGGTAAAAGCTTACAGTAGCCCTCACCCCCTTTCCCCCTCTCCCGATTTTCGGGAGAGGGGGAAAGGGGGTGAGGGCTATTGTAAACTTTTCCATATTATTTTATAAATATACGCTTGATGTCGCTTTTGAGACACCCCCGTAAATAGCACCGATTTGCTTAGTTTTCGGCTTACATATTGAGATACAGTTCTATTTTTTTTTCGATCCTTGCGTCCCCTTTTCAGTTGACGCTGGACAGAAGGGTTGCGTGAAAAAAATCTTTGTGCTCTTTGTGGCTTCTTTGCGTTCTTGGTGGTTCGTTTTTGGTTGCGGCTTGGCTGCCTTGGAGGGTAAATGGTTGTAGTTGAGTTTTTATTTTAAAACACTTTTGTCTTTTCCTGTCATTCCCGGCTTTGGGGGAAAAGCGCTGCGGAAGCCTCCAGGTCGCCTTTTAACAACGAGCCACTTTCGCGGCGCATCAAAAATTTGCCGAAAGTATTGCAGGCATTTTTGCAAACGGATCTGTTATCTACGCTATTTTAATTCATCCTCTCAGCCAGAAGACGAATAATTTCATCCGGCTCCGGGAAACGCATGGTTTTGGTTTTGGAAAAGATCTCTTCTCCGTCTAAAAATATTTCGAATCTTCCGCCGCTGCTTTTTTGCAGTTCGGTTTTTAGATTCAAATGATTCTCTATTCTTTCGGCCAAACTGGCCGCCCGATCGTAATAGTTTCAGACAACACAGTATTCGATAATAACTTTTTTCATGCTGGCTCCTTAAAGTTTAATTCGCTCTTTGTAACGATTAAAAGCGCTTTCCATATCGGTAATGGTATCGTTTCCGAATTTTTCGCAAAAGGCGTCGGCCAGAACCTGGGCCACTGCGGCTTCGGCCACCACAGCGCAGGCTGGCACGGCCGTCACGTCGCTCCGTTCCTTGTGCGCCAGAAAATTTTCTTTTGTTCTCAGATCAACCGAATGCAGGGGTTTCATTAAAGTGGGAATGGGCTTCATAAAAATCTGGATCACAATATCCTCCCCGTTGCTCATGCCCCCTTCAATACCGCCGGCGTTATTGCGGTTGCGATACAATTTTGATCCATCGTAAAACATCTCATCATGGAATTGCGAACCGGGCAGTTGCGCGCCTTTAAATCCCAGGCCAATTTCAACGCCCTTTACGGCCTGAATAGACATCAGGGCGGCGGCCAGTTGCCCGTCTAATTTGCGATCCCAGTGTACGTGGCTGCCCAGCCCCGGCGGCACCTTTTTGGCAATAATTTGAATAACGCCTCCGGCCGTATCGCCTTCCTTTTTAGCGCGGCGAATAAAGGCCATCATTTCCTGTGAAGCCTGCGGATCAAGGCATCTGACCGGAGATTCATCGGCTTTTAGAAGGGCGTCTTCCCTGAGCGCCATTTCCTGAACCACATCCATATTGGCCTTTACAGGGCCAATTTGAAGCACATGCGAAATAATCTGAATTTCAAAATGGTAAAGCAGTTCTTTGCAAAAAGCGCCAACAGCCACGCGCATGGCCGTTTCGCGCGCGCTGGAACGCTCCAGCACATTGCGCATATCGTCAAAATCATATTTGAGGGCGCCGGGCAGATCGGCATGTCCCGGACGCGGTCGGGTGATAACGCGCTCTTCTTTGCCCTCTCCTTGAGACATGATTTCCGTCCAGTTGGCCCAATCTTTATTGCGCAAAATAAAGCTGATGGGGCTGCCCAGGGTTTTGTTAAAGCGGATTCCGGAAAGGACTTCAACCTGGTCTCTTTCCATTTTCATGCGTCCGCCGCGACCGTAGCCCTGTTGCCTGCGGTACAGCTCATGATTAACTCTTTTCAGATCAACGGGTAAGTTTGCCGGCAGTCCTTCAATAATTCCGACCAGGCCCGGTCCATGAGATTCGCCGGCAGTTAAAAAACGTATTTTCATCTTTATTCCTCAGGGCTTAAAACCTGATCTTGTTTTATTTGTTCCAGGGTCATTTGCACAACCTCCCTCAGCGGCAGGCTGGAAGAAAAGCCGGCCGCATGGAAATGGCCGCCCCCGCCAAATCGCCGGGCAAGTTGCCCCACATCAAAGCCGTTTTTGGAGCGTAACCCGACCATTACCTCGCCATTCTTCTTTTCGACGAACATGGCAAATATTTGCGCCGCGGCATCACGGCGAATAATATCGATCAGGCCGTTCAACTCTTCAATATTTACATTAAACTTTTGCAGCGTCTCTCTGGACACCACCGCCCAGTCGATTACGCCCTCCGATTGCAAGCCGGCAAGCACATGCCCCCAGAAACGGAGTTGATTTTTATTGCTGTATTCGTAAACCTGACGGTAAACCCAGGCCGGATCAATATTTTTCCTGGCCAGTTGCGCCGCAATTTCCAGGGTTTTACCGCTGGTGCCTTCAAATCTGAACCCGCCGGAATCGCTCAAAATGCCCGTGTACAATGCCAGCGCCATGTCGTCCGTGATCTCAATTCCCTGCGTCTTAAAAAAATCGTAAACGATCTCACAGGTGGCGATGCGCTGCACATCAATGATTTTTAAATCCATTTGTTCGCACATATCCGGATGATGGTCGATGCAAACCTTTTTAGCCTTGCTGGCCATCACCGGAGCGTACCATTCATCCATCCGTTCCAGCGCGCTAATATCAACAATTAAAATGACATCGGCGCGTTCAATGATTTTTTTCAATCGGCTTTTAGAATGCCTGTTAATAGCCTGGCGTGTTTTTAAAAAATCGTACCTGGCCGGTAACGATCCCGGGATAATGGCTTCTACCTTTTTGCCCAGACTTTTTAAATAGTGGTAAAAAGCCATCACCGCGCCCAGGGCATCGCCGTCGGTATAAATATGGCTGATGACCACAAAATGATTATGGTCGTCAATCATTTTTTTCAATATCTGAAAAGCATTGTTTTGCTTTCCCATTAAAACCATATCCTCTTAATTTCCCTTAACGCAACATTTTGATTTTTTCAATCAGGCCGTCGACCAGTTCATCGGTGGTGGCGCGCCCGCCAAGGTCCGGCGTTAAATGCTTACGTTCGGCTAAAAACAGAACCAGCGCCGCCTGTATTCGGTCTGCGGCTTTCCCTTCGCCGATGTGGCGCAGCATCATATTGGCCGAAAGGATGGTGGCAATGGGGTTGGCCACGCCCTTTCCGGCGATGTCCGGCGCGCTGCCGTGAACCGATTCAAAAATGGCCACTTCATCGCCAATATTGGCGCCGGGCACAACGCCAAGCCCTCCAACCAGCCCCGCCGCCAAATCCGAAATAATATCGCCATACAGGTTGCCCAGCACAACCACATCAAACTGATCCGGGCGCATGACCATTTGCATGGCGCAATTGTCAACGATGATCTCCTTGTAGGCTATTTCCGGATACTCCTTTGCCACCTTACGCACACAGTCTAAAAACAGGCCGTCGCTCTTCTTCATGATATTGGCCTTATGCACCGCATGAACCATTTTCCGTTTGTTTTGCCTTGCCCATTCAAAAGCGGCCCGCGCAATGCGCGTCGAGGCCTTTTCGGTAATAATCTTTAAACTTTGCGTAACGCCTGGCGCAATTTCATACTCCAGACCAGCGTAAAGATCTTCCGTATTTTCCCGAAAGATAACCAGATCAATGGGTTTATGCTGAAAGGTAATGCCTAAAGCCGAACGCACCGGCCGGATATTGGCGTACAGGTCCAGGGTTTTGCGTAATTGTACATTAACCGATTTAAAACCTTCGCCTATGGGCGTGGTTAACGGACCTTTTAAAGCCACTTTATTTTTCCTGATGGATTCGATGGTTTCATCCGGCAAGGTCGTTCCGTGTTTGTTGATTGCGCCAGCTCCGGCGTCAACCATTTCCCAGTCTATTACCACGCCGGCAGCGGCCAGAACTTTTCGGGCTGCCGATGTCACCTCCGGCCCTATGCCGTCGCCGGGGATTAATGTGATCTGATATACTTTTTCTTTTTGAGCCATTACTCATTTCCCAATCTTGTTTTAATTGATTTTATTAGAGTTGTTTTGTTTTTTTATAGTTTATAAATGTATTTAAAACCGTTCAATTCTCCAAATTATTTTCAACGGTCGTTGATAAAAATTTTGCCATTTATTTTACGTTTTGCCCTGTAATAGCTTTTTTCAACGACCTCTTCCAAATAAAAAGAATAAACTCTTTTAGTAATCGGTTTATTTCGCACGGCGTTAATTTTTAAAAAAGCAAATAAATGCTTATTCTTCCAAATATCGCGCCTTAATTTGCAGCGCCCATTCAACTGCCAGAGGTTGTTTATTCTTGCTTGCGTAAAACTAAAATTAGACACTGGCGGCAAAAATATTTATATTTGTTCCTGTTTATAAATATACAATTATGGAACAACTGTGATGAAAGTCATTGAACATTTAGCCAGAGCAAAAGAAACGTTGCTCAGCTTTGAGATCATTCCTCCCAAGCGGGGCGGAGATATACACAGCCTATTGAGAGTGGTGGACGACATCTCTAAATATAATCCTCCTTTTATTGACATTACCAGTCATGCCGCAGAAGTAAAATACGAAGAAACGCCGCAAGGCATTAAACGTAAGGTCAAGCGCAAGCGTCCGGGCACCCTTGGCATTTGCGCGCTGATCCAGAATAAGTACAATATCGACGCCGTGCCTCATGTGTTGTGCAATGGTTTTACGCGAGAAGAAACGGAAGACTTTTTAATCGATCTGCAATATCTGGAAATTGAAAATGTTTTAGCCTTACGCGGAGAAGAGAACAGCTACCAAAAGCCGCTGGTTAATGGCCGAAGCGCTAACCGTTACGCGGTTGATCTGGTTGCGCAGATCAACAACATGAACAAAGGCATTTATCTGGAAGAGGAACTGATCGACGCCAGACCGTCCAATTTTTGCATTGGAGTGGCCGCCTATCCGGAAAAGCATGTTTCCGCTCCCAATCTTGAGTTTGACATCAAACAATTAAAAAAGAAGATTGAAGCCGGGGCAGAATATGTGGTTACGCAAATGTTTTACGACAATCGATATTATTTCGATTTTCTGGACAAATGTCGAGCAGCGGGGATTGATGTTCCCATCATACCCGGTCTAAAAATTTTGACGGCAAAAAGTCAACTGACGAGCATTCCGGCCAATTTTCACATCACTCTGCCTTCTGAACTGACCGATCCGGTGTTAGAAGCCGAATCGGATGAAGACGTTCTGGAAATAGGGGTGGACTGGGCTTACAAACAGGTCAGCGAGTTAATCGAAAAAAAGGCGCCGGCTATCCATTTTTACATCATGCAAAATTCGAAACCGATTCGCATGTTGATGAAAAAACTGGGGTTTTAATCCAGATTTTGTAAATCGCCAGATTTAAACAGAAGAAAAAAGACTCATGATTAAAGAAAATCGGCCTTCGTTTCTGTTCAAAATAGCCCGGATTTTTAGCAAAGTGATATTAAAAATAACGGGCTGGAAAACTGTCGGGAAAGTGCCGGAAGAAAAAAAATATGTTCTGGTGGGATACCCGCACACTTCTAATTGGGATACGCTCATCGGGCTGATGATCTATGCCTCCATGGGCGTGCGGCTGAACTGGCTGGCCAAACAATCGTTATTTAAATGGCCGCTGGGGTGGATTTTGAAATTGACGGGGGCCATTCCCG
This sequence is a window from Caldithrix abyssi DSM 13497. Protein-coding genes within it:
- the aroC gene encoding chorismate synthase, with the translated sequence MKIRFLTAGESHGPGLVGIIEGLPANLPVDLKRVNHELYRRQQGYGRGGRMKMERDQVEVLSGIRFNKTLGSPISFILRNKDWANWTEIMSQGEGKEERVITRPRPGHADLPGALKYDFDDMRNVLERSSARETAMRVAVGAFCKELLYHFEIQIISHVLQIGPVKANMDVVQEMALREDALLKADESPVRCLDPQASQEMMAFIRRAKKEGDTAGGVIQIIAKKVPPGLGSHVHWDRKLDGQLAAALMSIQAVKGVEIGLGFKGAQLPGSQFHDEMFYDGSKLYRNRNNAGGIEGGMSNGEDIVIQIFMKPIPTLMKPLHSVDLRTKENFLAHKERSDVTAVPACAVVAEAAVAQVLADAFCEKFGNDTITDMESAFNRYKERIKL
- the metF gene encoding methylenetetrahydrofolate reductase [NAD(P)H], with the protein product MKVIEHLARAKETLLSFEIIPPKRGGDIHSLLRVVDDISKYNPPFIDITSHAAEVKYEETPQGIKRKVKRKRPGTLGICALIQNKYNIDAVPHVLCNGFTREETEDFLIDLQYLEIENVLALRGEENSYQKPLVNGRSANRYAVDLVAQINNMNKGIYLEEELIDARPSNFCIGVAAYPEKHVSAPNLEFDIKQLKKKIEAGAEYVVTQMFYDNRYYFDFLDKCRAAGIDVPIIPGLKILTAKSQLTSIPANFHITLPSELTDPVLEAESDEDVLEIGVDWAYKQVSELIEKKAPAIHFYIMQNSKPIRMLMKKLGF
- a CDS encoding DHH family phosphoesterase encodes the protein MGKQNNAFQILKKMIDDHNHFVVISHIYTDGDALGAVMAFYHYLKSLGKKVEAIIPGSLPARYDFLKTRQAINRHSKSRLKKIIERADVILIVDISALERMDEWYAPVMASKAKKVCIDHHPDMCEQMDLKIIDVQRIATCEIVYDFFKTQGIEITDDMALALYTGILSDSGGFRFEGTSGKTLEIAAQLARKNIDPAWVYRQVYEYSNKNQLRFWGHVLAGLQSEGVIDWAVVSRETLQKFNVNIEELNGLIDIIRRDAAAQIFAMFVEKKNGEVMVGLRSKNGFDVGQLARRFGGGGHFHAAGFSSSLPLREVVQMTLEQIKQDQVLSPEE
- a CDS encoding isocitrate/isopropylmalate dehydrogenase family protein, whose product is MAQKEKVYQITLIPGDGIGPEVTSAARKVLAAAGVVIDWEMVDAGAGAINKHGTTLPDETIESIRKNKVALKGPLTTPIGEGFKSVNVQLRKTLDLYANIRPVRSALGITFQHKPIDLVIFRENTEDLYAGLEYEIAPGVTQSLKIITEKASTRIARAAFEWARQNKRKMVHAVHKANIMKKSDGLFLDCVRKVAKEYPEIAYKEIIVDNCAMQMVMRPDQFDVVVLGNLYGDIISDLAAGLVGGLGVVPGANIGDEVAIFESVHGSAPDIAGKGVANPIATILSANMMLRHIGEGKAADRIQAALVLFLAERKHLTPDLGGRATTDELVDGLIEKIKMLR
- a CDS encoding Rdx family protein, which codes for MKKVIIEYCVVUNYYDRAASLAERIENHLNLKTELQKSSGGRFEIFLDGEEIFSKTKTMRFPEPDEIIRLLAERMN